DNA from Mycobacteriales bacterium:
TCGTCGAAGCCGTTGGCCGACGAGTCCCGCTTCCCGACCTGCGCCTGGCCCGCAGCGACGACACAGGGCACTCCTGCCGCCTGCGCCCGTTGCGCCACTGCGGCAGCCACCTTGCCGCGCAGCGAGGTCGCGTCGAAGCGTCCTTCACCGGTCACCACCAGGTCGGCGCCGTCGATCGCGTCCGAGAGCCCGACGTGCGTCATCACCAGGTCCGCCCCCGACTCCCGCTCCGCGCCGAGCGCGAACAGCCCGAAACCGAGGCCGCCCGCGGCGCCCGCGCCCGGACGGTCACGCAGGCCCGCCTGGCCGACCAGCGGCTCGACGGCGTCCGCCCAGCGCTCGAGCGCCGCGTCGAGTGACATCACCGCAGCCTGGTCCGCACCCTTCTGCGGCCCGTAGACCGCCGTCGCGCCGTGCAGGCCGAGCAACGGGTTGTCGACGTCGGTCGCCGCGACCAGCCGCACGCCGAGATC
Protein-coding regions in this window:
- a CDS encoding glycerate kinase produces the protein DLGVRLVAATDVDNPLLGLHGATAVYGPQKGADQAAVMSLDAALERWADAVEPLVGQAGLRDRPGAGAAGGLGFGLFALGAERESGADLVMTHVGLSDAIDGADLVVTGEGRFDATSLRGKVAAAVAQRAQAAGVPCVVAAGQAQVGKRDSSANGFDEVWSVADLVGSAEAALAAGAAGVRMLGAAVARAWSR